The following are encoded in a window of uncultured Pseudomonas sp. genomic DNA:
- a CDS encoding SDR family NAD(P)-dependent oxidoreductase, with the protein MSFSQRLEEPAFALICGASRGIGLALTTQLLARKDIAGVWAVARQASQSAELQALGAQHGTRLHCLDVDVCDEQALSELAAQMRAAIPRLHLLLCTVGVLQDGAAKAEKGLAQLNLEGLLATFERNSFAPILLLKHLLPLLRGKHPCTVAALSARVGSIGDNRLGGWYSYRASKAALNQLLHTASIELSRLNRNSCVLSLHPGTTDTALSKPFQANVPADKLFTPSYAAECLLAQIERHGPEQTGTFWGWDGQPIPW; encoded by the coding sequence ATGAGTTTTTCGCAACGCCTAGAAGAACCGGCTTTTGCGTTGATCTGTGGGGCCAGCCGCGGCATTGGCCTGGCACTGACCACGCAACTGCTGGCGCGCAAGGATATCGCCGGGGTCTGGGCTGTCGCCCGCCAGGCGAGCCAGTCAGCTGAGTTGCAGGCGCTAGGCGCGCAGCACGGCACGCGGTTGCACTGCCTGGATGTGGACGTATGCGACGAGCAGGCATTAAGTGAACTGGCCGCGCAGATGCGCGCAGCGATACCACGCCTGCATCTGCTGCTGTGCACGGTCGGGGTGCTGCAGGACGGTGCCGCGAAAGCCGAGAAGGGTTTGGCGCAGCTCAATCTTGAGGGGCTGCTAGCGACCTTTGAGCGCAACAGCTTTGCGCCCATCCTGCTACTCAAGCACCTACTGCCGTTGTTACGCGGAAAGCATCCGTGCACGGTGGCGGCGCTCTCGGCGCGGGTCGGTTCGATCGGCGACAACCGCCTCGGCGGCTGGTACAGCTACCGCGCCAGCAAAGCCGCGCTGAACCAGCTGCTGCACACGGCCAGCATCGAGCTGAGTCGGCTCAACCGCAACAGCTGCGTACTCAGCCTGCACCCAGGCACCACCGATACGGCGTTGTCGAAGCCCTTTCAGGCCAATGTGCCGGCCGACAAGTTGTTCACCCCGAGCTATGCCGCCGAATGCCTGCTGGCGCAGATTGAGCGGCACGGCCCAGAGCAAACCGGCACATTCTGGGGCTGGGATGGACAGCCGATCCCTTGGTAG